A section of the Geoanaerobacter pelophilus genome encodes:
- a CDS encoding class II SORL domain-containing protein — MDRRTFLLQAVTASFVTGVASQVSATSYFFQPAVDQLLFDGINRVKDHAKKTGLEKSHSPAILAPISAKSGEPFTVEIMVGENLHPMGPSHWIEYIELSIGNEPAGRLEFQSRGFMKPKAVFTIAIPKDAAPSGKITLVARQRCNLHGLWESSADISIT; from the coding sequence ATGGATCGCCGCACATTTCTTTTGCAAGCAGTTACGGCGTCATTTGTCACAGGAGTTGCTTCGCAGGTCTCTGCCACGAGCTATTTCTTTCAGCCGGCGGTGGACCAACTGCTTTTTGACGGGATAAACCGTGTGAAGGATCACGCAAAAAAAACCGGGCTTGAAAAAAGTCACTCCCCTGCTATTTTGGCACCAATATCGGCAAAATCCGGTGAACCCTTTACCGTTGAGATCATGGTTGGGGAAAACTTGCACCCAATGGGGCCCAGTCATTGGATTGAATATATTGAGCTTTCCATTGGAAATGAACCGGCCGGGCGCCTGGAATTTCAATCACGTGGTTTTATGAAACCAAAAGCTGTCTTCACCATTGCCATACCGAAAGATGCGGCGCCGAGCGGGAAGATTACTCTTGTAGCAAGGCAGCGCTGCAACTTGCACGGTTTATGGGAAAGCAGTGCCGATATTTCCATCACCTGA